A genome region from Brassica oleracea var. oleracea cultivar TO1000 chromosome C2, BOL, whole genome shotgun sequence includes the following:
- the LOC106327147 gene encoding triacylglycerol lipase SDP1-like has translation MDHISNEANVDPFSIGPTSLIGRTIAFRVLFCKSMLQLRRDLFRFLLHCFLTLKPSVSPFVSWFHPRNPQGILAVVTIIAFVLKRYTNVKKKAEIVYWRNFWRNTMRAALTYEEWSHAAKMLEKETPKMNESDLYDEELVKNKLRELCHRRREGCLRDIMFCMRADLVRNLGNMCNSELHQGRLQVPRLIKEYINEVSTQLRMVCSSESLEELSLEEKLSFMHETRHAFGRTALLLSGGASLGAFHVGVVRTLVEHKLLPRIIAGSSVGSIICSIVATRSWPELQSFFENSLHSLQFFDQLGSVFTIVKRVMTQGALHDIRQLQCMLRNLTCNLTFQEAYDITGRILAITVCSPRKHEPPRCLNYLTSPHVVIWSAVTASCAFPGLFEAQELMAKDRSGEIVPYHPPFNLDPEEGTEPYARRWRDGSLEVDLPMMQLKELFNVNHFIVSQANPHIVPLLRIKDIVRAYGGRFAAKLAHLVEMEVKHRCNQVLELGFPLGGLAKLFAQEWEGDVTVVMPATLAQYSKIIQNPTHVELQKAANQGRRCTWEKLSAIKANCGIELALDECVTNLNHMRRLNRSAERAAAAAGTSSSSHHGLASATRFNGSRRIPSWNVIARENSTGSLDELVADSNLHASSGWNLSDGETESVELSSWTRTGGPLMRTASANKFIDFVQSLDVDIALTRGFSSSPTSPVVPGVFSPSFSPDSRSMDNNNNMLRTNTSSIIVTEGDLLQTERTSNGFVLNVVRREDLGMSIGNQNTELPESVQLDIPDKEMDDSSVSEHEVDQEDDDDEEHGGSDPVNVS, from the exons ATGGATCATATAAGCAACGAGGCCAATGTCGATCCATTTTCAATCGGACCAACATCCCTCATCGGCCGAACCATCGCCTTCAGAGTCCTCTTCTGCAAATCAATGCTCCAGCTCAGACGCGACCTCTTCCGCTTCTTGCTTCATTGCTTCCTTACACTCAAGCCTTCCGTCTCACCCTTTGTATCCTGGTTCCACCCCCGGAACCCGCAAGGGATCTTAGCAGTGGTCACAATCATCGCCTTCGTGTTGAAACGTTACACCAACGTGAAGAAGAAGGCGGAGATTGTTTACTGGAGGAACTTCTGGAGGAACACGATGCGCGCGGCTTTGACCTACGAGGAATGGTCTCACGCCGCTAAGATGCTGGAGAAGGAGACGCCGAAGATGAACGAATCCGATCTCTACGACGAAGAGTTGGTTAAAAACAAGCTTCGGGAGCTTTGTCATCGCCGCCGAGAAGGTTGTCTTAGAGACATTATGTTCTGTATGAGAGCTGATCTCGTCAGGAACCTCGGTAACATGTGTAACTCGGAGCTGCATCAAGGGAGGCTTCAGGTTCCGAGGCTTATTAAAGAGTACATCAACGAGGTCTCTACTCAGTTGAGAATGGTTTGCTCCTCTGAGTCATTAGAGGAGCTTTCTTTAGAAGAGAAGCTTTCTTTTATGCACGAGACACGTCACGCCTTTGGTAGAACGGCTTTGCTTCTTAGCGGTGGAGCTTCTCTAGGTGCGTTTCATGTAGGTGTGGTTAGGACTCTGGTTGAGCATAAGCTCTTACCTCGGATTATTGCTGGCTCTAGTGTTGGCTCCATAATCTGTTCAATCGTAGCAACGAGGTCTTGGCCCGAGCTACAGAGTTTCTTTGAGAACTCTTTGCACTCTCTACAGTTCTTTGATCAGCTAGGAAGCGTTTTCACGATCGTTAAAAGAGTCATGACGCAAGGCGCGTTACACGATATAAGACAGTTGCAATGCATGCTTAGGAACCTCACGTGCAACCTCACGTTCCAAGAGGCTTATGATATAACAGGGAGGATCCTAGCGATAACGGTTTGCTCCCCAAGGAAGCACGAACCGCCTCGGTGTCTTAACTATTTGACTTCGCCTCATGTGGTTATATGGAGTGCGGTGACTGCTTCTTGTGCCTTTCCTGGTCTCTTTGAAGCTCAAGAACTGATGGCTAAAGATAGAAGTGGAGAGATTGTGCCGTATCATCCACCTTTTAATTTGGATCCTGAAGAGGGTACTGAACCATATGCACGCCGGTGGAGGGATGGTAGTTTGGAGGTTGATTTGCCGATGATGCAGCTTAAGGAGCTGTTCAATGTTAATCATTTTATTGTGAGCCAAGCTAATCCTCACATTGTCCCGTTACTGCGTATAAAGGATATAGTTCGAGCTTATGGTGGTAGATTTGCAGCAAAG CTTGCCCATCTTGTGGAGATGGAGGTGAAACATAGGTGCAACCAGGTACTAGAACTTGGCTTTCCTCTCGGTGGACTCGCAAAGCTTTTTGCTCAGGAGTGGGAAGGTGATGTAACAGTTGTAATGCCAGCTACTCTTGCTCAG TACTCAAAGATTATACAAAACCCTACTCATGTCGAGCTTCAAAAAGCCGCTAACCAAGGAAGGAGATGCACTTGGGAGAAGCTATCAGCCATAAAAGCAAACTGTGGGATCGAGCTTGCGCTTGATGAGTGTGTAACTAATCTTAACCATATGCGTAGGCTCAACAGAAGCGCTGAGAGAGCCGCTGCTGCTGCTGGCACGTCCTCCTCGTCTCATCACGGATTAGCTTCAGCCACAAGATTCAATGGCTCTAGAAGAATCCCATCTTGGAACGTCATTGCTAGAGAGAACTCGACTGGTTCACTCGATGAACTAGTCGCTGACAGTAATCTCCACGCGTCTTCGGGCTGGAACTTGAGCGATGGTGAAACTGAGAGCGTGGAGTTGAGTTCGTGGACAAGAACCGGTGGACCTTTGATGAGAACAGCGTCTGCTAATAAGTTCATTGACTTCGTTCAGAGTCTTGATGTGGACATTGCATTGACCAGAGGATTTAGTAGCAGTCCCACTTCTCCGGTGGTTCCTGGCGTATTTAGCCCAAGCTTTAGTCCAGACTCAAGATCCATGGACAACAATAACAACATGCTTCGAACAAACACTTCAAGCATAATAGTTACTGAAGGTGATCTTCTACAGACTGAGAGAACCAGTAACGGTTTTGTGTTGAACGTTGTTAGAAGAGAGGACTTGGGAATGTCTATTGGGAATCAGAACACTGAGCTGCCAGAGAGTGTACAGCTCGATATACCTGACAAGGAGATGGATGATAGCTCTGTATCAGAACATGAAGTAGACCAAGAAGATGATGATGATGAAGAACATGGCGGCTCGGACCCGGTTAACGTTTCTTGA
- the LOC106327151 gene encoding uncharacterized protein LOC106327151, which yields MQKDMVIAEDKHLPQGYPAAEKVDVSEQAGQDEKKKKPRFFETKQKGDRGFIEGW from the exons ATGCAGAAAGACATGGTAATCGCAGAGGATAAACATCTTCCACAAG GATATCCAGCTGCAGAAAAAGTTGATGTATCTGAACAAGCAGGACAAGACGAGAAGAAGAAGAAGCCAAGGTTTTTCGAGACAAAGCAGAAAGGAGACAGAGGCTTCATTGAAGGATGGTAA
- the LOC106327150 gene encoding metal-independent phosphoserine phosphatase — MGHECIDASKEFKWGEDVKSEVTEIVLVRHGETTWNAAGRIQGQIESDLNEIGQKQAVAIAERLGKEERPIAIYSSDLKRAKDTALKIAETCFCSKVTEVPELKERHVGSLQGLYWKEGAEKEPEAYSAFFSSQNDLEIPGGGESFDQLCERSMNALERIAKKHKGERVIVVTHGGVLRAIYMRITQASSAGKLLNASVNVVHFSDEKWIIDSWSDVSHLSSVGFLQRGFDGDAKP; from the exons ATGGGTCATGAATG TATCGATGCATCAAAGGAGTTCAAGTGGGGTGAGGACGTCAAAAGTGAAGTGACTGAGATTGTTCTTGTTCGCCATGGAGAAACCACTTGGAATGCTGCTGGAAGAATCCAG GGACAAATTGAATCGGATCTTAACGAAATTGGACAAAAGCAGGCTGTTGCA ATCGCTGAGAGATTAGGAAAAGAGGAGAGACCCATAGCTATATATTCATCAGACCTCAAGCGAGCCAAAGACACTGCTCTCAAGATCGCGGAAACTTGTTTTTGTTCCAAG GTGACTGAAGTGCCCGAGTTAAAGGAGAGGCATGTGGGTAGTCTCCAAGGGTTGTATTGGAAAGAAGGAGCAGAGAAAGAACCTGAAGCTTACTCTGCTTTCTTTTCTTCCCAAAATGACCTCGAGATTCCT GGAGGAGGAGAGAGCTTTGACCAACTTTGTGAGAGGTCCATGAATGCCCTTGAGCGAATTGCAAAGAAGCACAAAG GGGAGAGAGTGATAGTAGTGACTCATGGAGGAGTGTTAAGGGCAATCTACATGAGGATCACGCAAGCTTCCTCTGCTGGGAAACTCCTTAATGCTTCAGTGAATGTTGTTCACTTCAGTGACGAGAAATGGATCATTGATTCATGGAGCGATGTTTCTCATCTCTCATCAGTTGGATTCCTCCAACGTGGCTTCGATGGTGACGCCAAGCCCTAG